CTCCTTGAAGGTGATCCATTGAAGATTGACCAGGTGCATGTTGAGGCCTTTGTTGCTATGTTAGTTGATATCTGATTAGTTATTGCCTACATTTTGCTGATTGTTTAAGTTTCCTATTCGGGTCGCAGTCTGCGTTAACCGGCGAGTCGCTTCCGGTCACAAAAGGCCCTGGTGATAGTGTTTATTCAGGGTCTACATGCAAGCAAGGAGAGATCGAAGCTGTTGTTATTGCCACTGGAGTTCATACCTTCTTCGGCAAGGCTGCTCATCTGGTTGACTCTACAAATCAAATTGGCCATTTTCAATCGGTAAAATGAATCTGATCTTGAAACTGTTTTTATTATCTCAAAGTAAAAATGGAATTGACAGTTGATGCAATCTATTATCTATGTTAATTTCAATGAGTCTTTTGTGCTTTTAATTAATCCTTTTGGTttatctttcttctttacttttacaataatatatatttttacaaTGACATTTAACATTGGTTTCTCAAACAGGTCCTAACCGCGATTGGGAACTTCTGCATATGCTCAATTGCTGTGGGAATGATAGTGGAGATCATTGTCATGTATCCAATTCAGCATCGAAAATATCGCCCTGGGATAGACAATCTGCTTGTGCTCCTTATCGGAGGAATTCCAATTGCCATGCCTACTGTTTTGTCGGTGACAATGGCAATTGGATCCCATCGCCTATCTCAGCAGGTAATGTTTAAGGCTTTCTTAGaagtttttattattaaatttttcaaCAACTAGGTTTAAATCTCCGTTGATTACACTTTGTATGATTCTCCAGGGTGCTATTACTAAAAGAATGACAGCAATAGAAGAAATGGCTGGCATGGATGTATTGTGTAGTGACAAAACCGGAACTCTTACGTTGAATAAACTAACAGTTGACAAGAATCTTATTGAGGTCAGTACTTAGTTGTTATCAATTTAGTATCATGTCGAGTTACCATATTTTCTTTGTGGTATTATGCTGAAGTGTTACTAATACTTTCTATAGGTTTTCGCTAAAGGAGTTGATGCGGATATGGTGGTTCTCATGGCTGCTCGCGCTTCAAGAGTGGAAAACCAAGATGCTATCGATACGGCTATTGTAGGGATGCTGAGTGATCCGAAGGAGGTAAAATCACTTCGGATAATCTATGACTCTATCTTCTGTTCAAGTTTGTAAATGCTCACTAAAAAGTATTGCAATTTTAGTTGTTAATAGCAGCCAGGATAATTGTAAGATTATTGTTGCTTTTATCTATTCTAATCAAAACAACTTACACATGCTCTCTCGTCTTTTTGGTACATTCATTTGTATTTGACTGTCTAAAACAATTAGGCCAGAGCTGGTATTCGAGAGGTTCATTTCCTTCCGTTCAATCCAACTGACAAGAGGACTGCTCTGACTTACATAGACAGTGACGGTAAGATGCATCGTGTCAGCAAAGGTGCACCGGAACAGGTTCCTATATGAGACTGAGTCACCTCATTCCATGTGTTTAATAGTAGTACCAAATGCCAGTAGAATTGATgctcagttttttttttttacttttagatCTTGAATCTTGCACACAATAAATCAGAGATTGAGCGAAGAGTCCATTCCATCATCGATAAGTTTGCTGAGCGAGGATTACGGTCTCTTGCAGTAGCTTACCAGGTGGATTTTGATTATGCACTTCATCTTTAGTTGGATTTGGAGTGAGTGGAACGATACTGACTGGCTTTAGTATCTTGTCTCAGGAAGTTCCTGAAGGAAGGAAAGAAAGTCCAGGAGGGCCGTGGCAATTTATCGGACTCATGCCTTTGTTTGATCCGCCTAGACATGATAGTGCCGAGACAATACGCCGGGCATTGAATCTTGGAGTAAATGTTAAAATGATAACAGGTATATATTATGGATGTTATTTATTTAGAGATTTTTCACTAGTGCTTATAGCATGGGGAACATATTTTGAGAAAAGTTGAAATCATTTGGACATCTGGAATTAGTCTTTGTTGCATGGCTCATTTTTTGGGTAAGTTTCTTAATGACATTGTTGTGTATACCGATTTCTTTTAGGTGATCAGTTAGCTATAGGAAAGGAAACAGGGCGGCGTCTCGGAATGGGAACCAACATGTATCCTTCGTCGGCATTATTGGGCCAAAACAAGGATGAATCAATTTCTGCCTTGCCAGTTGATGAACTCATTGAAAAAGCTGATGGATTTGCCGGCGTTTTCCCTGGTACAACATCTTTTCTTCAAACTCTATTTTGTACTTAATTGACAATTTATTTACATAGTATTTTGTCCAAGTCTTACTTGTTTTGACTATAAGCTTATTTAATGCAGAGCACAAATATGAGATTGTGAAACGTTTACAGGCGAGGAAACACATATGTGGGATGACTGGTGACGGTGTTAATGATGCCCCGGCGCTTAAGAAAGCAGATATTGGAATAGCTGTTGCTGATGCAACCGATGCGGCTCGTAGTGCATCTGACATTGTTCTAACAGAACCAGGTCTAAGTGTTATTATCAGTGCTGTGTTGACCAGCAGGGCAATATTCCAGAGGATGAAGAACTACACGGTGAGCTCGCCTTCAATTGTAATGATGTTCTGTTTCGGCCATTTTGCTAACCTCTAGAGAGATATGCTAAATAAGTTAGGCCAAACTGTTGAATAATGATAACTGTGATGGACTATTTTCTAATTCCTTCATTTCATTTTGTGCAGATTTATGCAGTTTCCATCACAATCCGTATTGTGGTAAGTTACATTGCCGTCCATAGAAGCTAATTGTTGTCGCAGACATGTGATTGTGGGTTTGACAGCTGACTTTGTTGTTCCTTCTGACAGCTTGGCTTCATGCTACTTGCTCTCATATGGCAATTTGATTTTCCACCATTCATGGTGCTGATTATTGCCATCCTTAATGATGGTTCGTACCATACTTTTCTGAACCAACTTAGATTCCCCTTTTTTAACTTGTAAAGAGTCTTTGATCTCTTTTTTATCGGTCATATTGTCAGAGAGATACCGTTTCGGATCGCCAAACCTTCATGATACTTCCTAATGTTTGTAGCCTCTTCTCGCTAAACTCGTGTTCTTTTTGGATATGACAGGCACCATTATGACAATATCTAAGGACAGGGTAaaaccatctccatatccagaTAGCTGGAAGCTGGCAGAGATATTTACTACTGGAATCATTCTTGGCGGTTATTTGGCTATGATGACAGTTATCTTCTTTTGGGCAGCATATAAAACAGATTTTTTCCCTGTAAGAAGCTTCttggttaaattttttttccttattgAATTAATGCTATTATCCATGTGTGTAACCAATTACTGGCCCTATGAAACTTGTGGTCTAGTCCATTCTATCCATTTTGTCCATTGGATAACAACTTTGGTCAAAACTTTTTTGTATTATGTTAATGATCGAATTTCCAGAGAACATTCGGGGTGTCGAGTCTTCAGAAGAAGGATGTGGATGACTTCAGAAAGCTTGCGTCGGCGATCTACCTACAAGTTAGTACAATTAGCCAGGCTCTCATCTTTGTGACACGAGCACGGAGTTGGTCATATGTGGAGCGTCCGGGTTTGTTTCTTGTATCAGCCTTTGTCATTGCCCAGCTGGTGAGTGAAACCAACACAAATTTAGACATATCATAATAATGTCATAATAATAACATGTTCATCTTTGATAAGCAGATAGCAACACTAATTGCGGTTTACGCCAATTGGAGCTTCGCCGCAATTGAGGGGATTGGATGGGGTTGGGCTGGTGTTGTGTGGCTATATAATCTCATATTTTATATTCCACTTGATTTCATCAAGTTCGTTATTCGATATGCCTTGAGTGGCCGGGCTTGGGATCTTGTTATTGAACAAAGggtatatattttgttttgtaTAGAGTAAGTCTTCATGTGAGGATGATAGCTGACGTTAGATGGTTTGACATGTTGGACTAAACTGCTTAACATTACACGTGTCAATATCTTAGCTATTATCTTTCGCATGAAGACATTTTCATGTGAGTAGTCACCTTAATTGTTTGTTTAGTGTCTAAAGTGGAATGTTTGTGTGTTAGATTGCTTTCACAAGGAAAAAGGATTTCGGAAAGGAAGAACGTGAACTTAAATGGGCGCATGCACAGAGAACTCTTCATGGACTTCATCCGCCGGAGACCAAGATGTTCAGTGAACGTACAACTTACACTGAACTTAATCAAATGGCTGAAGAGGCTAAAAGACGAGCAGAGATTGCCAGGTATTCTTATAATACATTATTTGCTGGTTGTGCACTTAGTATAATTACAAGTATTGAATTATTCATGGTAAATTTTAGGTGAAACTTGAGTATAATTTCGAATGGCACTTGAAATATTACTTCACtgacaaaataaaagtaataaagaTTGAATTCCAGttataccaaaaaaaattagacaaaTGTTCAATCTTTCATAGGTTAAATTTTTTACCCTAAAGCAATAATTTAGGGCTATTTTGATACTTTGCTATGCTACTTCTACTTGGCACTTAAAAATTGTTGAAGCTTATATGTTAACAACAATCACTTTTCAATCCCTTACGTCTACACCCTTTATAATACACTATTTTGACACCAGTATTTTCTTAACAACCAAAaaagcattttctttgttttgttaattaaaaaataatttaaatacacaattaattagtaataacgGTATTTTTATACAAGTGTCAAGAGTGTTTGATGTATGAACAGTatcttttatcattttttatggATGATTCAAGGACCCACGGTATTTTTAACATTAATTAGAGGCTACCATTTTCTATTTCTATATTATAGGCTTTGATCTATTGTTGAACTATTTTCTATATATTTGATTTCTAAATGGTCTACCTATGGCATTAGCAAGTTTGCAATATACatgcatttatttttattttgcatgAAATCCTAAGTTTGTTGATGCGATTTATTGAATGTATTTTGCAGATTGAGAGAACTGCATACACTGAAAGGCCATGTTGAGTCAGTGGTTAGACTGAAGGGGCTTGACATTGACACAATACAGCAAGCATACACTGTGTGATAGCAACCAAATATGTGTAAGGACAATTTTGTCCTCCATCCCCATTGAGTGCTAGACAATTTTTGGTCTATCTATGATCTAATAGTTTAGATAGATTGTGTTGGGTGTGAGACTACTTTTTGTGCACACAAATTTCTGATGTTGATTAGCTCTATATGCTTATTTGTATATGCTTAGGTTGTTTGATGGTATGGTGGCTTTTACAATATTTTTCAATCCCCATAACTAAATTGGATTCGTCTTATAGTTAGTTCATTAGTTTGTTTAGACAGATGTTATCTATTTTGCTCAAACAAAAGTTGGGGGTTTAAATTTCACTTTGTGGCTTTGTGCATACAATAATTTGTTGGCGGCTAACTTTTAAATGGAATTTCAATTCACAACGGATTAGTTTTTGGCACGTCGATTTAGGAAATACTttgtgaaataaaaaaaaatgttcatTTATGTAAAAAACATCAATTTTAAAGTTTCTAAAAAATGGTGTAAAATATTGTGATAAGAACAACAACGTGGATGCCCATTCCCATGCAAAACTCACTTTTTCAAAGAAGGAATGACATTAAATGCATGTTGAAATTAAGCTCCCAATATGTGTATAAATAGAGGCCTTTGCCTCCGagagaaacacacaacaataacaacagaTTCTTCCTTCCTTTCTATACAAATAAATCAATCATCTTTTTATGTTGCAATCAAATACCCTTCTCCTTATATTACTATtacaattctttctcttcttttattttataagtattttaaattctattttctattactctttacatataatattattatatatatatataataattattgagctaattatattaataataaagtcttctatttatacatctctattttatatcttttatttattttacaacacgttatcagcacgagactctgatcaaatctttaggaagactcaggtaatattttcattatgtcgaagctctctcatcttgaattcaatgctcttgatatatctggaaacaattatttatcatggatactagatgctgaaatccatcttgattcaatggatcttggagataccattaagattgaaaataatgcatcccagaaggataaagctaaagccatgatttttctccgtcgtcatcttgacgaaggattgaaaaatgaatatctcacattaaaagatcctgcagatctttggaaagaccttgaagaaaggtacaatcatcagaaaacggtgatacttcctcaagcccggtatgaatggacgcatttgcatttacaagattttaaatctataaatgaatataattctgcaatgtttcgaatcacctcacgaatgaaattgtgtggggaaaaaataactgatcat
This sequence is a window from Arachis stenosperma cultivar V10309 chromosome 10, arast.V10309.gnm1.PFL2, whole genome shotgun sequence. Protein-coding genes within it:
- the LOC130955316 gene encoding plasma membrane ATPase 1-like: MADEGDAMHAVLKEAVDLENVPIEEVFQTLRCDQNGLTTKAAEERLGIFGHNKLEEKQESKLLKFLGFMWNPLSWVMEAAAIMAIALANGGGKPPDWQDFVGIITLLLINSTISFIEENNAGNAAAALMARLAPKAKILRDGKWVEEDASILVPGDIITIKLGDIIPADARLLEGDPLKIDQSALTGESLPVTKGPGDSVYSGSTCKQGEIEAVVIATGVHTFFGKAAHLVDSTNQIGHFQSVLTAIGNFCICSIAVGMIVEIIVMYPIQHRKYRPGIDNLLVLLIGGIPIAMPTVLSVTMAIGSHRLSQQGAITKRMTAIEEMAGMDVLCSDKTGTLTLNKLTVDKNLIEVFAKGVDADMVVLMAARASRVENQDAIDTAIVGMLSDPKEARAGIREVHFLPFNPTDKRTALTYIDSDGKMHRVSKGAPEQILNLAHNKSEIERRVHSIIDKFAERGLRSLAVAYQEVPEGRKESPGGPWQFIGLMPLFDPPRHDSAETIRRALNLGVNVKMITGDQLAIGKETGRRLGMGTNMYPSSALLGQNKDESISALPVDELIEKADGFAGVFPEHKYEIVKRLQARKHICGMTGDGVNDAPALKKADIGIAVADATDAARSASDIVLTEPGLSVIISAVLTSRAIFQRMKNYTIYAVSITIRIVLGFMLLALIWQFDFPPFMVLIIAILNDGTIMTISKDRVKPSPYPDSWKLAEIFTTGIILGGYLAMMTVIFFWAAYKTDFFPRTFGVSSLQKKDVDDFRKLASAIYLQVSTISQALIFVTRARSWSYVERPGLFLVSAFVIAQLIATLIAVYANWSFAAIEGIGWGWAGVVWLYNLIFYIPLDFIKFVIRYALSGRAWDLVIEQRIAFTRKKDFGKEERELKWAHAQRTLHGLHPPETKMFSERTTYTELNQMAEEAKRRAEIARLRELHTLKGHVESVVRLKGLDIDTIQQAYTV